TCGAATCAAAGAGTCAAGGCAGGGTCAAGCGGTCAAGGATCGTGCCTCCTACTCGTCCTCCTACTCCTATTGACTCGTTCGCACCTCACGGTTGACTCGCTTCGCTCACCCTTCGGGCAGCGTTCCGCTGTCTGTCTCGACTCTTCATCCTTCGCAGATGCTTCGGAGAACGGACCGCCACGCTGCTCGGCTCAGCTTTCCCATTTCAGCTTTGACTCGCTCGCGCCTCACGCTCGTCTCGGGCTACGCCCAATGCTTCGCATTGTCTGTCTCGCGCTTAACCGCCGCGCTCGGCTCAGCTTTCAGTTTTCCGCTTTTCAGTTTTCCGCGCAAAGCGCGTCACCTCTTCCACGCCTTGCTCCACAGCACGTACGTCTCGTGCATCGCGCGCTGTTCCAGCGGCGTCCATTCGAGCGTGCGTTCGTGCAGGGTCTTGTTCTCACCCAGGCGTGGATCGCGTTGCACCGCGAGATCGTAGTTTTCCAGCGCGCGCTGCGTGTCCCCCGTGCCCCAGTAGCCCAGCACCAGCGAGTAGTAGTCGTAGTGCGCCTCATGCCCGCTGAGTTTCGCCGCCGCCTCAAACTCGCGCACCGCTTCCGCGTAATCGCCCAGATTGAAATACGCCCAGCCCACGCGATTGCGCATCGGCGCCTTGCCGTCGAGCACCAGCGCCCGTTGCAGGTCGGCGCGCGCCTCCTCCTTGCGGCCCAGCAGCGCCAGCGTGTAGCCCCGGTTGGAATACGCCTTCGCATCCTCCGCATTCGCCGCGATCTGCTTGTTGAGAATCTTCAGCTTCGGCGTCGTCTGCACCGGCGCGGGTTTCGGAGCATCCGCCGCCACGGCGGCGATGGACAGGATCAGGCCCAGACAAAGCCAGGCAAAACGAGGAGCAATCATAGGGTGGGAGGGGGGGATGCTAAACGGGAACTGCGAGTGAATGCTTGCACTGCGAAGGCCCTCAGCGAATGGGCACCTCAAGCTTCACCAGACCGTCATAGCGCAAGCCCACCGGACTTGCTCCGGCAGGCAGCAGAAAGCCCACCCCAAACGCGGTGGCTTTGCCATTATCAAGGGTGAACACTTTATGCACGCCCAGCTTCGTTGGCGCGCCGGGCAGCCACCGGGGTTTCACGGCGGCCTCGCCTGCGGTCTTGTCACGCTTCAGATAGACCAGGCTGAGCTTGCTGACTTCGAGAGACTCGATTCCCCGGGCCACCTTCGGTGGCAGCATTTGCACATTCACTTCCAGCAGGGTTTCGCCGTCGCCCTCATCGACACGCATGGAATACAGGTCCTGGCCGCCAGGGCTGATATGGATGTCGATGATCTTGCCAAACCCTCTCCCCATGCCTCCCGCCGCCTTGCTTTTCAGAAAGGTGGTTGCCAGACTGCTCGCGGTTCCCAGCACCTTGAGGCCAAAGCTCGACTCACGCTTGGCATCATCGACCAGCCATTGCTGCACATAAGCCTGGTCCCCCGGGCTCAGTTTGGCCATGGGCAGGTCGATCTGCTGCCCCCC
This is a stretch of genomic DNA from Prosthecobacter sp.. It encodes these proteins:
- a CDS encoding tetratricopeptide repeat protein; the encoded protein is MIAPRFAWLCLGLILSIAAVAADAPKPAPVQTTPKLKILNKQIAANAEDAKAYSNRGYTLALLGRKEEARADLQRALVLDGKAPMRNRVGWAYFNLGDYAEAVREFEAAAKLSGHEAHYDYYSLVLGYWGTGDTQRALENYDLAVQRDPRLGENKTLHERTLEWTPLEQRAMHETYVLWSKAWKR